A single genomic interval of Homo sapiens chromosome 7, GRCh38.p14 Primary Assembly harbors:
- the CASP2 gene encoding caspase-2 isoform 1 preproprotein (isoform 1 preproprotein is encoded by transcript variant 1) — protein MAAPSAGSWSTFQHKELMAADRGRRILGVCGMHPHHQETLKKNRVVLAKQLLLSELLEHLLEKDIITLEMRELIQAKVGSFSQNVELLNLLPKRGPQAFDAFCEALRETKQGHLEDMLLTTLSGLQHVLPPLSCDYDLSLPFPVCESCPLYKKLRLSTDTVEHSLDNKDGPVCLQVKPCTPEFYQTHFQLAYRLQSRPRGLALVLSNVHFTGEKELEFRSGGDVDHSTLVTLFKLLGYDVHVLCDQTAQEMQEKLQNFAQLPAHRVTDSCIVALLSHGVEGAIYGVDGKLLQLQEVFQLFDNANCPSLQNKPKMFFIQACRGDETDRGVDQQDGKNHAGSPGCEESDAGKEKLPKMRLPTRSDMICGYACLKGTAAMRNTKRGSWYIEALAQVFSERACDMHVADMLVKVNALIKDREGYAPGTEFHRCKEMSEYCSTLCRHLYLFPGHPPT, from the exons ATGGCGGCGCCGAGCGCGGGGTCTTGGTCCACCTTCCAGCACAAGGAGCTGATGGCCGCTGACAGGGGACGCAG GATATTGGGAGTGTGTGGCATGCATCCTCATCATCAGGAAACTCTAAAAAAGAACCGAGTGGTGCTAGCCAAACAGCTGTTGTTGAGCGAATTGTTAGAACATCTTCTGGAGAAGGACATCATCACCTTGGAAATGAGGGAGCTCATCCAG GCCAAAGTGGGCAGTTTCAGCCAGAATGTGGAACTCCTCAACTTGCTGCCTAAGAGGGGTCCCCAAGCTTTTGATGCCTTCTGTGAAGCACTGAGGGAGACCAAGCAAGGCCACCTGGAGGATATGTTGCTCACCACCCTTTCTGGGCTTCAGCATGTACTCCCACCG TTGAGCTGTGACTACGACTTGAGTCTCCCTTTTCCGGTGTGTGAGTCCTGTCCCCTTTACAAGAAGCTCCGCCTGTCGACAG ATACTGTGGAACACTCCCTAGACAATAAAGATGGTCCTGTCTGCCTTCAGGTGAAGCCTTGCACtcctgaattttatcaaacacacTTCCAGCTG GCATATAGGTTGCAGTCTCGGCCTCGTGGCCTAGCACTGGTGTTGAGCAATGTGCACTTCACTGGAGAGAAAGAACTGGAATTTCGCTCTGGAGGGGATGTGGACCACAGTACTCTAGTCACCCTCTTCAAGCTTTTGGGCTATGACGTCCATGTTCTATGTGACCAGACTGCACAG GAAATGCAAGAGAAACTGCAGAATTTTGCACAGTTACCTGCACACCGAGTCACGGACTCCTGCATCGTGGCACTCCTCTCGCATGGTGTGGAGGGCGCCATCTATGGTGTGGATGGGAAACTGCTCCAG CTCCAAGAGGTTTTTCAGCTCTTTGACAACGCCAACTGCCCAAGCCTACAGAACAAACCAAAAATGTTCTTCATCCAGGCCTGCCGTGGAG ATGAGACTGATCGTGGGGTTGACCAACAAGATGGAAAGAACCACGCAGGATCCCCTGGGTGCGAGGAGAGTGATGCCGGTAAAGAAAAGTTGCCGAAGATGAGACTGCCCACGCGCTCAGACATGATATGCGGCTATGCCTGCCTCAAAG GGACTGCCGCCATGCGGAACACCAAACGAGGTTCCTGGTACATCGAGGCTCTTGCTCAAGTGTTTTCTGAGCGGGCTTGTGATATGCACGTGGCCGACATGCTGGTTAAG GTGAACGCACTTATCAAGGATCGGGAAGGTTATGCTCCTGGCACAGAATTCCACCGGTGCAAGGAGATGTCTGAATACTGCAGCACTCTGTGCCGCCACCTCTACCTGTTCCCAGGACACCCTCCCACATGA
- the CASP2 gene encoding caspase-2 isoform 3 (isoform 3 is encoded by transcript variant 3) — translation MAAPSAGSWSTFQHKELMAADRGRRILGVCGMHPHHQETLKKNRVVLAKQLLLSELLEHLLEKDIITLEMRELIQAKVGSFSQNVELLNLLPKRGPQAFDAFCEALHS, via the exons ATGGCGGCGCCGAGCGCGGGGTCTTGGTCCACCTTCCAGCACAAGGAGCTGATGGCCGCTGACAGGGGACGCAG GATATTGGGAGTGTGTGGCATGCATCCTCATCATCAGGAAACTCTAAAAAAGAACCGAGTGGTGCTAGCCAAACAGCTGTTGTTGAGCGAATTGTTAGAACATCTTCTGGAGAAGGACATCATCACCTTGGAAATGAGGGAGCTCATCCAG GCCAAAGTGGGCAGTTTCAGCCAGAATGTGGAACTCCTCAACTTGCTGCCTAAGAGGGGTCCCCAAGCTTTTGATGCCTTCT GTGAAGCCTTGCACtcctga
- the CASP2 gene encoding caspase-2 isoform 2 (isoform 2 is encoded by transcript variant 2), whose amino-acid sequence MHPHHQETLKKNRVVLAKQLLLSELLEHLLEKDIITLEMRELIQAKVGSFSQNVELLNLLPKRGPQAFDAFCEALRETKQGHLEDMLLTTLSGLQHVLPPLSCDYDLSLPFPVCESCPLYKKLRLSTDTVEHSLDNKDGPVCLQVKPCTPEFYQTHFQLAYRLQSRPRGLALVLSNVHFTGEKELEFRSGGDVDHSTLVTLFKLLGYDVHVLCDQTAQEMQEKLQNFAQLPAHRVTDSCIVALLSHGVEGAIYGVDGKLLQLQEVFQLFDNANCPSLQNKPKMFFIQACRGGAIGSLGHLLLFTAATASLAL is encoded by the exons ATGCATCCTCATCATCAGGAAACTCTAAAAAAGAACCGAGTGGTGCTAGCCAAACAGCTGTTGTTGAGCGAATTGTTAGAACATCTTCTGGAGAAGGACATCATCACCTTGGAAATGAGGGAGCTCATCCAG GCCAAAGTGGGCAGTTTCAGCCAGAATGTGGAACTCCTCAACTTGCTGCCTAAGAGGGGTCCCCAAGCTTTTGATGCCTTCTGTGAAGCACTGAGGGAGACCAAGCAAGGCCACCTGGAGGATATGTTGCTCACCACCCTTTCTGGGCTTCAGCATGTACTCCCACCG TTGAGCTGTGACTACGACTTGAGTCTCCCTTTTCCGGTGTGTGAGTCCTGTCCCCTTTACAAGAAGCTCCGCCTGTCGACAG ATACTGTGGAACACTCCCTAGACAATAAAGATGGTCCTGTCTGCCTTCAGGTGAAGCCTTGCACtcctgaattttatcaaacacacTTCCAGCTG GCATATAGGTTGCAGTCTCGGCCTCGTGGCCTAGCACTGGTGTTGAGCAATGTGCACTTCACTGGAGAGAAAGAACTGGAATTTCGCTCTGGAGGGGATGTGGACCACAGTACTCTAGTCACCCTCTTCAAGCTTTTGGGCTATGACGTCCATGTTCTATGTGACCAGACTGCACAG GAAATGCAAGAGAAACTGCAGAATTTTGCACAGTTACCTGCACACCGAGTCACGGACTCCTGCATCGTGGCACTCCTCTCGCATGGTGTGGAGGGCGCCATCTATGGTGTGGATGGGAAACTGCTCCAG CTCCAAGAGGTTTTTCAGCTCTTTGACAACGCCAACTGCCCAAGCCTACAGAACAAACCAAAAATGTTCTTCATCCAGGCCTGCCGTGGAG GTGCTATTGGATCCCTTGGGCACCTCCTTCTGTTCACTGCTGCCACCGCCTCTCTTGCTCT ATGA
- the TMEM139 gene encoding transmembrane protein 139 precursor yields MVPMHLLGRLEKPLLLLCCASFLLGLALLGIKTDITPVAYFFLTLGGFFLFAYLLVRFLEWGLRSQLQSMQTESPGPSGNARDNEAFEVPVYEEAVVGLESQCRPQELDQPPPYSTVVIPPAPEEEQPSHPEGSRRAKLEQRRMASEGSMAQEGSPGRAPINLRLRGPRAVSTAPDLQSLAAVPTLEPLTPPPAYDVCFGHPDDDSVFYEDNWAPP; encoded by the exons ATGGTGCCAATGCACTTACTGGGGAGACTGGAGAAGCCGCTTCTCCTCCTGTGCTGCGCCTCCTTCCTACTGGGGCTGGCTTTGCTGGGCATAAAGACGGACATCACCCCCGTTGcttatttctttctcacattGGGTGGCTTCTTCTTGTTTGCCTATCTCCTGGTCCGGTTTCTGGAATGGGGGCTTCGGTCCCAGCTCCAATCAATGCAGACTGAGAGCCCAGGGCCCTCAGGCAATGCACG GGACAATGAAGCCTTTGAAGTGCCAGTCTATGAAGAGGCCGTGGTGGGACTAGAATCCCAGTGCCGCCCCCAAGAGTTGGACCAACCACCCCCCTACAGCACTGTTGTGATACCCCCAGCACCTGAGGAGGAACAACCTAGCCATCCAGAGGGGTCCAGGAGAGCCAAACTGGAACAGAGGCGAATGGCCTCAGAGGGGTCCATGGCCCAGGAAGGAAGCCCTGGAAGAGCTCCAATCAACCTTCGGCTTCGGGGACCACGGGCTGTGTCCACTGCTCCTGATCTGCAGAGCTTGGCGGCAGTCCCCACATTAGAGCCTCTGACTCCACCCCCTGCCTATGATGTCTGCTTTGGTCACCCTGATGATGATAGTGTTTTTTATGAGGACAACTGGGCACCCCCTTAA